One Panicum virgatum strain AP13 chromosome 9K, P.virgatum_v5, whole genome shotgun sequence genomic region harbors:
- the LOC120651853 gene encoding uncharacterized protein LOC120651853: MAEKKLLLLPVAGAHKHAGGGERAWARPWRWAKTAFFLAAMLASLLLVCAPPPLVVVLDLALPPALLAAALRAGGGGYASFASAVAAQARAFDFRSSLVDLPAVSAARALLILCAYVVCGGGGAYLWVVVACAAGSVSYVLAKAAAVLPRRAALQAAGGTHAAAAAGPEAMLLLSLALAAAHVAAAYRTSCRERRRMLVYRIDVEGAVRLKGGHQTPKGLKA, from the exons ATGGCGGAGAAGAAGCTGCTGCTTCTGCCGGTGGCGGGGGCGCACAAGCACGCGGGCGGCGGGGAGCGGGCGTGGGCGCGCCCGTGGCGGTGGGCCAAGACGgccttcttcctcgccgccaTGCTCGCCTCGCTCCTCCTcgtctgcgcgccgccgccgctcgtcgtggtcctcgacctcgcgctcccgccggcgctgctcgcggccgccctccgcgccggcggcggcggctacgccTCCTTCGCCTCGGCTGTCGCCGCCCAGGCGCGCGCCTTCGACTTCCGCTCCTCGCTCGTCGACCTGCCCGCCgtctccgccgcgcgcgccctgctCATCCTCT GCGCGTACGtggtgtgcggcggcggcggcgcgtaccTGTGGGTGGTCGTGGCGTGCGCGGCCGGGTCCGTGTCCTACGTGctcgccaaggccgccgccgtgctcccccgccgcgccgcgctgcaGGCGGCGGGGGGCAcgcacgccgcggccgcggcgggaccGGAGGCCATGCTCCTGCTCTCGcttgcgctcgccgccgcgcacgtcgCCGCGGCGTACCGGACCAGCTGCCGCGAGCGCCGGCGCATGCTCGTGTACAGGATCGACGTCGAGGGCGCC gTGAGACTAAAAGGGGGCCACCAGACACCCAAAGGGCTGAAGGCCTGA
- the LOC120651854 gene encoding homeobox protein BEL1 homolog, which produces MAHDPSLAYADYFAAAGGVATLVPEVDAAGEDDGHLYGGANAHHHHHGLDVFGGARGGLVPAAAHHGKGAAAALGDFGLGGAEHHRLLLGHGQQAPLTSLSLHGSAEAASLALHHHQLGGGALRQHQPAAWPPPPQQQQQGGAAWHLRGSRFLPPTQQLLQEFCGLPVEAASAAASKPPTKPGSEDGAGEGSSSSSAPSAQIQAMDAAELQRLKAKLYAMLQEVERRYRRYREQMRAVAGSFEAVAGERAAAAYTRLASRTISKHFRSLRDGVAAQLQAVRRALGEKDADGGGAPGAAGMANKGETTPRLRVLDQCLRQHRAYQAGVLESQPWRPQRGLPERAVSILRAWLFEHFLHPYPSDVDKHILARQTGLSRSQVSNWFINARVRLWKPMVEEMYAEEMKGPQEGGACSNAAANNSSSNANPSGVYGGGASERLGQGRGGGDDGGGERKPTRAQLQVHDAGSLASVVSIGSGRGPQNIDFGMMDGHLDFDAYSDAHATGPGGHHGFGGGVSLTLGLQQHAGGDPHGGVNVAFAAAQSSAAAHEFLFMAGGGEQHQQQMVADQGQFTAGMDGDGVAASHYHHHRGISAATGFQLLHDLAG; this is translated from the exons ATGGCGCACGATCCGAGCCTGGCGTACGCGGACTActtcgcggcggcgggcggcgtggccacGCTCGTCCCGGAGGTGGACGCCGCGGGGGAGGACGACGGCCACCTGTACGGCGGCGCGAacgcgcaccaccaccaccacgggcTCGACGTGTTCGGCGGGGCCAGGGGTGGCCTCGTGCCGGCCGCGGCGCACCACGGCAAGGGCGCCGCAGCCGCGCTCGGGGACttcggcctcggcggcgccgagcaCCACCGCCTGCTGCTGGGCCACGGCCAGCAGGCGCCGCTGACGTCCCTGTCGCTGCACGGGTCCGCCGAGGCCGCGTCGCTGGCGCTGCACCACCACcagcttggcggcggcgcgctcaggCAGCACcagccggcggcgtggccgccgccgccgcagcagcagcagcagggcggcGCCGCGTGGCACCTGCGCGGCTCCAGATTCCTGCCCCCGACGCAGCAACTGCTGCAGGAATTCTGCGGCCTCCCCGTGGAGGCCGCCAGCGCGGCGGCTTCCAAGCCGCCGACGAAGCCGGGGAGCGAGGACGGCGCCGGGGaggggtcgtcgtcgtcctcggcccCGTCGGCGCAGATCCAGGCCATGGACGCCGCCGAGCTGCAGAGGCTCAAGGCCAAGCTCTACGCCATGCTCCAAGAG GTGGAGAGGAGGTACCGGAGGTACCGCGAGCAGATGAGGGCGGTGGCGGGGTCCTTCGAGGCGGTGGccggggagcgggcggcggcggcgtacacGAGGCTGGCGTCGCGGACGATATCCAAGCACTTCCGGAGCCTGCGGGacggggtggcggcgcagctgcAGGCGGTGCGCCGGGCGCTCGGCGAGAAggacgccgacggcggcggcgccccgggggcggccgggatggccaacaagggggagacgaCGCCCAGGCTGCGGGTGCTCGACCAGTGCCTGAGGCAGCACAGGGCGTACCAGGCCGGCGTTCTCGAGAGCCAGCCGTGGAGGCCGCAGCGAGGGCTGCCGGAGCGCGCCGTCTCCATCCTCCGGGCCTGGCTGTTCGAACACTTCCTGCATCC GTATCCAAGCGACGTGGATAAGCACATCCTGGCGCGGCAGACGGGCCTATCACGCAGCCAA GTCTCCAACTGGTTCATCAACGCGAGGGTGAGGCTGTGGAAGCCCATGGTTGAGGAGATGTACGCGGAGGAGATGAAGGGCCCGCAGGAGGGCGGCGCCTGCAGCAACGCCGCCGcgaacaacagcagcagcaacgcGAACCCTAGCGGCgtctacggcggcggcgcctccgagCGGCTAGggcaggggcgcggcggcggcgacgacggcggcggcgagcggaagCCGACGCGGGCGCAGCTGCAGGTCCACGACGCCGGGTCCCTGGCCTCCGTCGTGAGCATCGGCAGCGGCAGGGGCCCGCAGAACATCGACTTCGGCATGATGGACGGCCACCTCGACTTCGACGCGTACAGCGACGCCCACGCCACGGGGCCCGGCGGGCACCACGGCTTCGGCGGGGGCGTGTCCCTCACGCTGGGGCTGCAgcagcacgccggcggcgacccgcACGGCGGCGTGAACGTCGCGTTCGCGGCCGCGCaatcgtccgcggcggcgcacgagttCCTGttcatggcgggcggcggcgagcagcatcAGCAGCAGATGGTCGCTGACCAGGGCCAGTTCACCGCCGGaatggacggcgacggcgtggccGCCTcgcactaccaccaccaccgggGCATCAGCGCCGCCACGGGGTTCCAGCTCCTCCACGACCTGGCCGGCTGA
- the LOC120651856 gene encoding protein FAR1-RELATED SEQUENCE 5-like, which yields MQPPLPHASSSVAGVEQPFRAPVQSLAAEAGGSIDDAQQLLKEAQPPRIPVQWLASEAGRSMDDAQQLLEELPTRVAATSFWIPRLGMTFSSLDEAWELWVTYGGRMGFDVRKSYINTSNLDGLVTSSRSVCSNQGSRAGDKRFCVVKRNRAHTRTGCLVRMGITLERKNKIYKVHGLFVEHNHILQTAQTSHLMPSQRNISTHQAIDIEVADDSGIAPKAAHEFLGRYVGGSANLGYTHRDHKNYLRTKRQREMLYGEAGSLLKYFQDKVVKNPSFQYAIQMDCEEQIANIFWADAKMVVDYAHFGDVITFDTTFGTNKEYRSFGMFVGFNQFRETIVFGAALMYDETFESFKWMFNVFLSTHNQKQPQTIFTDQDIAMGKAVAEVFSNAWHGLCTWHISQNAVKHLNSQDEESEDEEESSILLDFSSCMYQYEQKEDFEEAFNAMRLKVSKSTWLDSIYMLKHKWAECYMLNVFSIGMRSTQLSESLNNALKG from the exons ATGCAACCTCCTCTCCCGCATGCTTCTTCATCTGTTGCCGGAGTTGAGCAGCCATTCCGCGCCCCTGTCCAATCTCTTGCAGctgaggctggtggctccataGATGATGCCCAGCAGCTGCTCAAGGAAGCGCAACCACCCCGCATCCCTGTGCAATGGCTTGCATCTGAGGCTGGTCGCTCTATGGATGACGCACAGCAGCTGCTTGAGGAATTGCCAACAAG AGTTGCTGCAACTTCTTTTTGGATTCCACGACTTGGTATGACATTTAGTAGTTTGGATGAAGCCTGGGAGTTATGGGTGACATATGGTGGTCGGATGGGTTTTGATGTTCGAAAGTCTTACATAAACACGAGTAATCTTGATGGATTGGTGACATCAAGTAGGTCTGTTTGTTCAAATCAGGGTTCTCGTGCTGGAGATAAAAGGTTTTGTGTTGTTAAGCGTAATCGAGCTCATACAAGAACAGGCTGCTTAGTTCGCATGGGCATTACTTTGGAAAGAAAAAATAAGATATACAAAGTGCATGGTCTATTTGTTGAGCACAACCACATTCTTCAAACTGCACAAACTAGTCATCTGATGCCGTCACAGAGAAACATTTCTACGCATCAAGCTATTGACATTGAAGTGGCTGATGATTCGGGTATTGCACCTAAAGCAGCCCATGAGTTTCTTGGTCGGTATGTTGGTGGATCAGCTAACCTTGGATATACCCATCGTGATCATAAAAATTATCTGCGTACTAAACGCCAAAGAGAGATGTTGTATGGTGAGGCTGGAAGTTTGCTAAAATATTTTCAAGATAAAGTGGTGAAGAATCCCTCATTTCAGTATGCAATACAAATGGATTGTGAAGAACAGATAGCAAATATATTTTGGGCTGATGCAAAGATGGTTGTGGACTATGCTCACTTTGGTGATGTCATTACATTCGACACTACTTTTGGAACCAACAAAGAATATAGATCATTTGGCATGTTTGTAGGTTTCAACCAGTTTAGAGAGACAATAGTTTTTGGTGCAGCTTTGATGTATGATGAGACATTTGAGTCTTTCAAGTGGATGTTCAATGTTTTTTTGTCAACACATAATCAAAAGCAACCTCAAACAATTTTCACTGACCAAGATATTGCTATGGGAAAGGCAGTGGCTGAGGTCTTCAGTAATGCATGGCATGGTTTGTGTACATGGCATATATCACAAAATGCAGTTAAACACTTGAATTCTCAAGATGAAGAGTCTGAGGACGAGGAAGAGTCAAGCATCCTGTTAGATTTCAGCTCCTGCATGTATCAGTATGAACAAAAGGAAGATTTTGAAGAAGCATTTAATGCTATGAGACTAAAAGTTAGTAAATCAACTTGGCTAGACAGCATTTACATGTTGAAACACAAGTGGGCTGAGTGCTATATGCTGAATGTTTTTTCAATAGGAATGAGAAGTACACAACTAAGCGAGAGTCTGAATAATGCACTAAAAGGCTGA